In Streptomyces sp. NBC_00569, a single genomic region encodes these proteins:
- a CDS encoding DUF4184 family protein — MPFTISHAAAVLPAVRRDGTGRGALVPSLLVAGSFAPDVTYFAASAVPGAMEFGDFTHSFPGVFTIDVAVAAVLVGLWRLLREPVIALLPGRVRGPVLVVARGAGTGRPAGSFAWERRPVAAVWWWYVSAVLGATTHVVWDAFTHLDRWGMRVFPVLGEKIAGSPLYWYAQYGGSAVALVVIALFVVSAVRRVPSAAAADARAALPQLSVSERWAAALVIGGCVAVAAGVRTVRWWAYWGSVAKPWEIIPTLCFGGGAGLVLGLVVYALLVRGRRGPAGRGVAPTPVRQER, encoded by the coding sequence TTGCCGTTCACGATCAGCCACGCCGCGGCCGTGCTGCCGGCCGTCCGCCGCGACGGCACCGGGCGCGGCGCGCTGGTGCCCTCGCTGCTGGTGGCGGGCTCGTTCGCGCCCGACGTGACGTACTTCGCGGCGAGTGCGGTGCCGGGGGCGATGGAGTTCGGGGACTTCACCCACTCCTTCCCGGGCGTCTTCACGATCGACGTGGCCGTCGCCGCGGTGCTGGTCGGCCTGTGGCGCCTGCTGCGGGAACCGGTGATCGCGCTGCTGCCGGGACGGGTGCGGGGGCCGGTCCTCGTGGTGGCGCGGGGTGCGGGCACCGGACGCCCGGCCGGCTCTTTCGCGTGGGAGCGGCGCCCGGTGGCCGCGGTGTGGTGGTGGTACGTGTCCGCCGTCCTGGGCGCGACGACGCACGTGGTGTGGGACGCGTTCACGCATCTCGACCGGTGGGGCATGCGGGTCTTCCCGGTCCTCGGCGAGAAGATCGCCGGCTCCCCTCTCTACTGGTACGCGCAGTACGGGGGTTCGGCGGTCGCGCTCGTCGTGATCGCCCTCTTCGTGGTGTCGGCGGTGCGCCGTGTCCCCTCGGCGGCCGCCGCCGACGCCCGCGCCGCGCTGCCTCAGCTCTCCGTGAGTGAGCGGTGGGCGGCGGCGCTCGTGATCGGCGGGTGCGTGGCGGTGGCCGCGGGGGTGCGGACTGTGCGCTGGTGGGCGTACTGGGGATCTGTCGCCAAGCCGTGGGAGATCATCCCGACCCTGTGCTTCGGCGGGGGCGCGGGCCTCGTACTCGGTCTGGTCGTGTACGCGCTTCTCGTGCGGGGGCGTCGAGGTCCGGCCGGTCGCGGGGTGGCACCGACGCCGGTGAGACAGGAACGGTGA